In Euphorbia lathyris chromosome 2, ddEupLath1.1, whole genome shotgun sequence, the sequence GTTTGGATGAGTAAAGATCAAATGCTGCGATATTCATTGCTAGAGGATAGACGAGTGTCATGTTCTCGTGAAAGATTGGGACTTATGGCCATTGGAGTGGAGCAGGGTTTACAGTCAGTCATTTTTGTAAAGGAAGCAATATCATGAGTGGGGAGAGGTTAGGTGTTGTTAAAACCATAAATGGGATTAAGTGGAGCAATGAGAGCAAGTTGATTAGGTAACAAAAAGGAAGTTGTCTTGGGATTGGTCAAAGGAGGATTACATGCATGCAACATGCGATTTGTAATATGAGTACTATTGTGGATAGAATAATGATAAGGAGAAGGATGCGAAAAATTACTCGGGTATGGACCAAGTAGAGATGGAAGATCCAACGAGGCACGCTTTGAAGAGGCAAGTTCCTTTGATGAAGTAGTAATCGTCTCATTGGTCAACTTGAATGGGAACAAATGTTCATGAAAATCGACATTTTTGGTAGTGTAAATACGATCGCACTTAATGTCAAGATAGACATGACCATTATGATTGGGAGAATCTTGAAGGTACACATAAAGTTTCAAACGAAACTCAAATTTGTGTGTCTTAAGGATGCCAAAATGGGAAAATACCATATCTAAATACACAAAGATTAGTGTAATCAGACTGTCTTTTAAAAGCTTCGACGAATGGGGATTTAGAGCCTAAAACTTTTGTAGGTAAAAGATTGATTAATCGTACATTGTGTACTACGACATAATTCCATAACTTATGAGGAATGGAAGCATGAGCCAGCAAAGTTAATTTTGTGTCAACAATGTATCTCATTTTGCATTCTGAAATCCCATTTTGTTCATGGGTATGAGTACAAGTTAGTTTATGTATGATGCCATGTTGGGTCAAGGAAGTAtgtaagtttttaaattcaCCATCAAAATAAGAAAGATATTATTTAACCTTGGAATCAAACTAGTGGACAATCATGacataaaaatttgaaaatacacAGTGCACTTTCACCTTTGTAATAAATCTAGTTAAGAATGAGTAAATTCATCCATAAACACAACAAAATAAAGATGTCTTAGGTTGGATAAAATGGGAGCATGGCCCCAAACATTGAATGAATTGTTTCAAAACATATAACTAACTCACTTGAAATTAAACTAGATAATTTTCCTATAGGGCAAGAAAAGCATGTCTAATTAGTTTTGGATGAAGGGAGATTGTGTTGCTAAACAACCTAACGAAAAGTTTGAGGATGACAGTGACCAAAGCGAGCATGTCATTGATCAAACGGAACCTACTCTCCGACCAAACCTTGTCTCAATACGGGCGGCATGACATAAAGCCTATCTTTACTCGGTCCTTGCAAAAGGATTTCCTTGCTGACCTGATCCTTAATTACAAAATAAGAAGGACAAACTTCAAAGTAACATGAGTTTGGTATATTTTTGAAAAAGTGACTTAGTAAGTTTAGGAACCAATAATATATCTTTAAGATGGAAATTATGCAAATTAGAATGACATGAATGAGTTATAGACAAATCTTAACCATTACCAAGATGAATATTCATATACCCTTGATATGACATCATATTTTGTAATTGACCATTGACAATGgggtaggtcatgtgatgagtAGCCCATATGTCGGGATACCATGGTTGTGACGAGGCAACAAAGGTATTAAAAGACAGATGGCCCATTAATGAGTTGTTCGAAGAGAAGTTTGGTTGGGTTCAAGTTGAAAAACGACTAGATTATCATCCTCGTCCACCAACACGTGGCTTTTTAGTACATTTAATTCGCGCAATGGTTGGCATCTCCATCAAGGTAGCAAAAACCTCATTTGTTCGGATTTTTTTCCTTCCGTTTTAGTGTTGCCTGTGTCGGGTTTTGTGGCAACATTAGGCATAGGCATGACCTGAGATCTTTTGAGGAGAATTGTTGGTGAATTATTTGGTTATAAAGTTCATAATTGATGTAGAACACAAAGATTACAAATAGTATAAATAGGGGGCAAGTAGAATCCTAATAAAAGTGCACTAGGCTAAGGATAGGAATATGAGAGACAATTAGTATAAATAGGCTAAAGATAGGTATATCATATATGAGAATATCATCCCTAGAGAAGTTAATGATAGATATAAATAACAAACATAATTATCAATAAATGAGTATTATCAATAACAACAGCCCAATGAACATATGGAAATTTATTTGgcatattattaaatttaaattatctaCAAATATGTAGAGAACAATCTCAATTTAGCAAACGGTTGACTGGTTGGTGCGTTGAGTATTAGTGCGGTTCGATTACTAACAAAACTGGAGTCTCGGTCAACTTAGCTTTTAAGCAAACTAAACCAAATAAGTTTAACATTCGAATATAACCAAAATTTATCATCTAGTAAAATTCAAAAGATCAAAATTTACTGAATTACTGGAAACCAAGAAAAGGGTTTCTAATTATTCTCAAATGTAAAGAAATTCCTTATACAAATGTGACATACATATATAGTTAATTCAATAACTCTATAACAATGAAAAAGGTAATTGTGCTGTCTTCTGCTATGCTATGCTTGTGAACTCTGAAATAGGACACGATCAATTCTTAGTTACTGTAAATCTTCTAGTCTGGTGCTGTCCGCCCGACCATGAGACCGAAATTTATATCCTTTTTCCATATCCGAGCAACGAATATTCATAATCTGTGAATTCTATGTACACTGATTCTCTTTATTCTGTGACAACATAGTTACTCTATCTATCAGATGTTTTATTCTGTCGGCTCCTGGACCTGGTTTTATGTTATTCGGGTTCCCAACTGCACTGCATGTCGGACCATCTGCGCACCATCCGCCCGGAGTGAACCCATCTTTACTCCGCCCTAACAACTCCTTATCAATCCTCTCCAAGACAGGGTCGTTATGCTTGAATTTCCTAGCAAATACTGCACCACTGTCGATCATGTTCTGTGTGTCATTAATGGAAAGGGTGAGCGGATGCTGTCTCGGAGGATTGTCCCAAGCAATGTAGTGCAAATCGTGATTGATAGCTGTCTGAGAAAACTCCGGCACGTTGCAGATTACAGTGTGAAAATAGCCTTCGGGAGAGGAGACGAAGTTTGTGTAATACATGAGTAAGACTCTAGGTAGATTATCCCAGCCCCAAATTAAGTACTCTACAAATGAACGGGTAAGAACCATCCATGCCGAACCTGCAGAACAATACCTAGCTGTTACAATCCATGTCGAGTAATAGTGTTTAACTCGAGGAATGTAAGAACTCTGTAATACGAAAAAGCTAGCTGAAACTAGAGTAACAGTCTAACAAGAGCTAGATGTTACAGAACAAACATCATAAATAGACTAATAGAGAGCAAATTTCAGCTCCTGATGCAAGACTGTGAACTCCTAAAATGCCAATTGAAATCTCATCCTTAATTCTTTCAAATCACGGTAAAGATCAGTTAGCTGTGACATATACTTTCGCCTGCAAAttccaaatttgtaaataaaagccGGAAAGAACCAAATTAAACCGTATCTGCCACTTGAAACTTGCAGAATGTGATTGCCTGCAGACTGAATGGAAATTTACTAAAATGACTCTAACATTCAATAAAAGAGACAGCAGATTTGAAGCTACTAACCAGTAAACAATTTGAATGCTGATGGCAATGCTCTGCGTGGCGTGGCCCAATAGATCTCGGTCTTTTTTGCTGAGTAAAGACCAGGGTCTATAATCAAAGGCATTGCCCGTTTATCCCTAAAAAACACAACCACAAAAGGTATAATTCATATTTCTCCATGTGTTTTTGCAAGTGAgaaagaaacagagaaaaaaGAGGTCTTACTCCTTCCAACCAAGCTGACTTGAGTGCTCAATAAAGTTGAGGTTTCGGTTCAGTGTTGAAAACGTATAAATGATATCTGCACATCCCAAATCAATGAATGAATACATAGAGTGAGTAACATGTAAAAGCATAGAAATAGAATTGAGATGGACTAACCATCTTGAGTTGCAAGAGGATAATCAGAAGCACTTAGATTAATAAACCAATCCCACTCTTTACTCTTCTTGAGAAGAATAGCACAAGCATGAAGTGTATTAGCAACCATAGTAGGTCCTCTATAGGTAACCATATTAGCTTTAACAATCATGTAAACATTGCCAATGGAAGAGAAAAGGGGATGCTTTTCGAGACGGGAAGCAAGCTCCATTCTTTCCTCTGCAGGAGACTCGAGGTCTAAATGAacaacataatgattggatggATGGTAAAGAGCATGAAGAGTTCTCCAAAGCTTGTCCAAATCACCTTTAGACCCGGAAATCAAGTATGCAAAACGAGGAATTGCAGGAGTCGGAGGAAGAGTAGATTGTGAAACCTTCATTTCTGCATAACCTTCCATTGACTGGTTTCGATAGGGGAAAATGTTGAAGATTTGATTGATAGTATGCAATGAAGAAATTAGACCCATGTTGAATGAAGTTGCTAAAAGGAATACACATACTAAAGAGCTTATAACTAAAGGGAAAACCCATTTCTTCTCCATGTTTAAGGATCCCATTGCTACACCTTATCATGGATTCCAATTCACAATCCTAATTCACCATTCCCAATCTCCAGATTGAATATCAAACCAATATTCACTCTCAGCAATCAAATTGCAGAATCTGAATTGAAATTAGAGCTGTTGAATCAACAACCAacaaagaaataataataatagttaaTCAGAATCTGATAATAACAAGGAAAGAAATCAAAGATTGCGTGAACATCTAAATGACTTGTTGATATAGGAatacaaacaaaaagaaagaagattaaaatattaacaaaacaacATAGAAAAATGGGggtgaggagagagagagagagaaagagtatgtttttatttaaaaaaatagtagcATAAGACACAGAATATGCATCAAGAAAATCGACCCATGACCAATAAATCAATTAGTTAAATCTTCATTATCAAAGAGCTAAATACTTGTCCAATTTCCCAAGGAAACCATTGACAAGGACCACAATTTACCTTTCTCTTTAATGGCAGAAAATAATTCCCTTCACCTTCATTAAAGATCCCAAAATacaaatgtaaataaataatCACAGAAACACAGATGAGatcaacaaaaaaacaaaacccaGATCAAaagattgaaaattgaaggcATTGAATCAATGGAAGTAACCAAAATCCAATCTTGAGAGAACCCAAGAAAGaggaaataaaatttataaaggaaagaaatagagaaagaagaaagcccACCTGTAAAAAAACTTGAGCAGCTAAACGCATGCACacatctgaaaatcaagaaacaaGAAGGGAGAAGCAGAGGCTTTGTAATGGTAAGTTATAGTATTATTAATTgaaatggaaaaagaaaaagggaaatcagagataggagagagaaagaaaaaaaggaaagtGAAGTGTGTTTCGGGGACGTGTATGAAAGGATTTTGGTTCAGTTATTTATATAGACCAAGGGATTTTGACCAAATACATACACTTTCTTTCAGTTtcttttctattattattacaccacctgtttctttttcttctaaatGCTTCAAATTCAAGACATAACCTtgcaatttttattaaaatactttCGAAATTTATCCGGTTTGAATTTGAATTAATCTTAATTAGAAAAAAACATTCGAAATTGTTTCTATCTCTGTGTTAAAAATAGTAATGTAAATAATGATATACGAAGTTCCTTCCTATGTATATTGTGTATTTTTAGAAGTTGCCAATTTGGTGATCCAGAGGTTTAGGGATTAGTTGTTTTTGTATGTTAATACACTCACTGAGATTCCAACAAGTTGGGATTCTTGTTATATTTCCTTTTCAAAaacttctcttcttcttctttttcaactctaagtattgaattaattagttaatacTATAAATTAACTACTATGTTTATTGtcaatgttttcttttttaaagaaaaatattttcaacatgcctttcaaaaaattttattatCAATGTTTATTGACTGGTACAAATAATTTGTTGAATGAGCCTTTTTTATATCACtttgttatatttttaaaaacttatCTCGTTCTTGTTCTTCAACTCCAAATATTGAATATATCCGTTAATAACTATAAAGTAACTACTATGCTTACATTTCAAAATTTATTGTCAATGTTTATTCAttggttttctatttttatagAATATTGTTAATGTGTTACCTTGTGTTATATTtgattatataaataatatatttatcgAGCATTTTTCATATGATAAATACCatgttatattttgaaaattttcttttgttcttgttcttcaaCTCCAAATGTTGAATAAATCGGTTAATAACTATAAAGTCATTACTATTCTTACATTTCAAATTTTACGGTCAATGTTTATTCATTAGGATATTGTTAATGTGTTACCTTGTGTTATATCTGATTATacaaataatatgataaattCAAAGTAGTTGTATTTCAAATGCATCCCGATAATTAGCAGTTCTTAATCGTCTAAATTTAGgtcttttcccaaaaaaaaattgggattTTACTGGTTGGGACATTTTTAGTACTTGTAATTAGTGATTATCCAGAAATGAGTTTCCGGCCAACTTGAATGATAATATTATTGTCTTTATTCCTAAAACTAAAAGTCTGGGTCACATGAAAGATCTTCAACCTATATCCTTGTGTCATAGCTTACATAAGATAGTTGTTAAGGTCTTGGCTATTAGACTGGTAATGTTTTACTTGTTAAATTTGATAGTAAGCTTTTGTTCCGACTCGATTTATAATGAACAATATTCAAGTAGCTTTTGAGTACATcattatatgaaaaaaaaagtaaaaaatcatTATGATAAAACTACTTTAAAGATTGACATTAATGAGTCTTATGACAAAGTTAACTGGAATTTTCTAATGATTGTGGTTAGGCGTATGAGGTTTCATGACCGTTGGATTAGGTAGATGATGCTTTTTGTTACCACCGTGTCCTATTCGATTGTTGTAAATCGGAAGTTGGTTAGTCATATTAACCCATATTATGGTCTATGTGATCCTCTTTCactgtatttttttattcttatgTTGAGGTGTTGACTAAGTTCAATGCTTTTACAGAGGCTAATAAAGAGATTCATGGGTATCAAATTTTCAAACAAGCTCTTAGTGTCACTCATTTACTCTTTGATGATGATAGTTTATTTAAGCTACCATTGATGAGAATAGTGTTATTCTATATATACTTGCTAAGTGTGAAGTTATTTCTTGCCAAGCTATTAATATACAAAAGTCTAATATATATCTTCCCGTCCAATGTTACTAATGATGCTCGATTGACGATAAGTGAATTATTGCTAGTTATTTTTCCTCTGAATAATGGTCACTATTTATGCCTGTCTTTCTAATAGGTACGTTTAAGAGAACTATTTTTTATTGGAAATTTTCACGCAAAACATACATAAAACGCTGCGGAAGTAAACCCGAAATTCCTAAGATATGATTCATATTCAGCAAAAAAAAATGGACGGTTAGAATCACTAACCTTTTTTTTTGGGAAGATTGGAGGCCAAGCAACATGGTGCCTAAGAAtaccaactaggttggcacccaaCCTAGCATgttcaaaatattattatataatagaAAAAAGCACGtggaaaataatgaaataaaaaactaGCAGATCCTATACTGAGATAAATCGACAAGGTCATCAGAAATAaaacaagaacaaaaagaaagataatAGTCCCTGAAGGCGTGAGTCCGCCATGATTTTCTAAAGCATCAATAACTTTGTTGCCCTTGCGATAAATATGAGACACAACCAACCACATCTAAAAAATGAGGGAGAAACGGTGCATCCAATCTTATCGAATGTGTCAGGGAACTAGGGGTGCAAACGAGCCTTGGTAGTTTGCAAGCTATTCGAGCTCGGCTCGGTGAAAGCTCGATCAAAGCTCGACTCGATAGGGCTCGACTCGAGTTCTGGATCGGCTCGAGCACTAACAAGTTGAGTCCGAGCTTCCTCAGGTCTGGTTCAAAAGCTCGCAAGCAAgctcaattatttttaattactatatatatttcatcatatatatatttaatatatatttcattggttattattagttttcatcaTAATTCACAACTCACATAAGATTTAACCCATACaaaaaaatgacacaaaaaaaacgtttagacatttgagtctttagtgagacaattaggttttgataaagaataaaatatattacaaagtttaatatatatgtcattgtttgaaatttttctccGAGCTTGTGTTTTCTGATCACAAGTACCATATATTTTTCTGGAATCTCGACaataacatgattgtttttctttataaatattttaaactcatatggaTTTTTTATGCTACTTATTCTatgcatgtatgatgaatttggttaaagctcgTTAGAAGCTTGATAAAAGGCTCGACTCGGTCAAAACTCGGCCAGATTCGGTCAAAgttcggctcggtcaaagctcgtcaaAGCTCAATTCGAGAGGGCTCGGTtcgagatattaacgagccaataccgaACCTACCTAGGGTTCGGCTCGGTTCGGCTCGGTTGCACCCCTACAGGGAACCTTAGTCCATTTATGAGAGATAAGATAGGCTACATAAGTGGAATCTAGTTCTAACCAACGGTGATGCCATCCTTTAGACCAAGCCAAACGAATGGAAAAGATAACGCCTTGTAGTTCGACCTTAAAGGGAAAACAGAAAGGGAGTGGAATATTAAAAGCGCCATGTGGGAAATCTCACAGTTCTTAAAGATCCTTCCCGCACCCGCTGCTCGAAACAGATCCGTACGTGTTGCACTTGAGCCAAACCAGAAAAAGGGGACGCGTATTAATTTCCATAATTGGGGGAGTTGGAGGTAATagcctaggaatcaaaaatTGCTTGAGGACATGAGTATCAATGATGGAATCACGTGCATGACCTTTACTGTCAAATTGGACCTCATGGATGGAGCTCCATAAATCCCACAAGATGAGATGAAAGTTTGGGGAGATCGACTCAAGGAACACTTTGCTTTGAGTTCTCCAAATCAACCAAATATCGTTAACAGACGTTGAAACCCAAATATCGGTAAGTTTATGGATTGGAGTtctgattttaaaaaaaaaatagccaTCAGATTTTCTAATGTGTCTACACTGTCAAGTCGTAAACTAAACATCAAGAGAATGTTCATCCATACACCATGTGAAAACAGCAACAAACCAGCATATGATCTCTCAATTCCACCTGCTGTAAATAAAGAATACATTAggaattattattaatttctgAGAACATAGTTCATGCGTTGGAAGCCTATTCATGTGTGGAGGACATTTATAGATTGGAAAAAAAGTGAAGGAAAGAGCTAGAAATAACTGAATTAATCAGGGCGACCCGACCAACATAGAAAAAGAATTTCCTTTCCACTTACTAAACTTCAAAAACAATCTTGTTAGCTAAAGGCTTAAGATACGAGTTTTGGGGgctcccaaaaaaaaaagagaaccCCTAAAATAATTGAAGGGGAGACTACTAGTTTTTATGCCAATCCTTGAGGCTAAAAAATAAGACTCATATATATACAAGACCAAATCCCCAATATAAGCTTCTGATTTGGTCCAATTGACAATCTGCCCTAATAAGTCTCTGCAAATCTTAAACAACTTAGCAATCATATTGACATTCTGGATCGAAGCTTTACAAAATCGAAGAATATCATCAGCATAAAGGAGATGGGAAGGGAAGGCCGAATGTTTAGCATATGACATCGGAAACAAACCATCCCCCAAACCCCTTAAAATGTAATGACCGGGAAAATCTTCGCCAAGGCAAAAAAGAAT encodes:
- the LOC136218864 gene encoding beta-glucuronosyltransferase GlcAT14B-like, with protein sequence MGSLNMEKKWVFPLVISSLVCVFLLATSFNMGLISSLHTINQIFNIFPYRNQSMEGYAEMKVSQSTLPPTPAIPRFAYLISGSKGDLDKLWRTLHALYHPSNHYVVHLDLESPAEERMELASRLEKHPLFSSIGNVYMIVKANMVTYRGPTMVANTLHACAILLKKSKEWDWFINLSASDYPLATQDDIIYTFSTLNRNLNFIEHSSQLGWKEDKRAMPLIIDPGLYSAKKTEIYWATPRRALPSAFKLFTGSAWMVLTRSFVEYLIWGWDNLPRVLLMYYTNFVSSPEGYFHTVICNVPEFSQTAINHDLHYIAWDNPPRQHPLTLSINDTQNMIDSGAVFARKFKHNDPVLERIDKELLGRSKDGFTPGGWCADGPTCSAVGNPNNIKPGPGADRIKHLIDRVTMLSQNKENQCT